From Halanaeroarchaeum sulfurireducens, a single genomic window includes:
- the gltB gene encoding glutamate synthase large subunit, with the protein MSMTNERDNCGFTPRDSSADCGVGAVVELEGPPSHEVISDGLTLLENLEHRGATGAEPNTGDGAGILLQTPDAFFRDVVGDLPELYAVGSLFLPNDVQKRRDIRDEVESVLSRHSLRVVEWRSVPTENGDLGETARESEPVSVQPIVVPTTEQSTDEFDRSLYVARRDVEKSIDEDFYVVSLDRQTLVYKGLLKGDQLESYYPDLRDDRFTSAFVLVHARFSTNTLGRWHLAHPYRNVVHNGEINTIQGNINWMRARTADLDLPGYDDEDLDTITPVIQDPDQSDTASLDDALGVLLQGDRDLAHALRMLVPQAWEHDESLPADRRDFYDYHASLIEPWDGPALVVGTDGERVGAVLDRNGLRPCRYETTHDGRVVMSSEQGALPIENAEVEERGRLEPGQLFLADPSEGRIVPDEEVFDRIGDERYGEWVDEHQRTLDQLGDPAPIGYDDVTRTARQAMFGYSRDDLEDVLKPMLSAGTDPIGSMGDDTPLAALSSRPKPLFDFFRQRFAQVTNPPIDYIREEIVTSLETRLGRQRNLLGESPEHARQLVLDSPLLTGDQLAAVRSSTFRTETIDITYGPDTELAAALDRIRERAVAAITSGAEILVLDDEAAGKTRLPIPSLLATGAVHHHLVREGLRTRTGLVVASGGPRSTHHVAALIGYGAGAVYPRLAIDTVYDLVDEPDGIAQSHAIESYLEILEEGLLKVMAKMGISTVRSYQGAQIFDAVGLDTELVDEYFEGTPAKSGGLGLEEIDEIVREWHARAYDDEPEIQWQGEFNTRSDGRPHQWNPGAINALHNAVRNDDYESFEEFSETIDALNEHKATVRSLIDVHATDRDPIPIEAVEPVEDIVERFSTAAMSLGSLSPEMHETNAKAMNELGGKANTGEGGEPTERLGTDKECHIKQVASGRFGVKTDYLRSAEEVQIKMAQGSKPGEGGHLPGDKVTDLIGEVRSATPGVPLISPPPQHDIYSIEDIKQLISDLRVVNPDADVSVKLVSETGVGLVAAGVAKANADTVLVSGHSGGTGASPRSSIKHTGLPWEFGLTEANRLLRETSLRSKVTIRVDGGLKTGRDVAVAALLGAEEFAFGTGSLVAAGCVMARVCHTNDCPTGVATQKENLRERFKGEPEHVVRYFRFIARELREIMADLGFANVEEMIGRVDVVGQRDVTFDRIPGVDIDEVLELPPDSDDRHGATHHERRESETHIDDTLIAAASDALKGDGTVTVQETVSNTDRAVGARLSGRIAERHGAGGLDEDTITAALSGTAGQSFGAFLSPGVTLELEGPANDYVGKGMSGGKICLRTPQDVTYDPERNTLIGNVSLFGATGGELYVNGMAGERFGVRNSGATAVVEGIGDHGCEYMTGGVVLVLGEVGRNFAAGMSGGIAYVYDPDGTLPEQVNGAMVSLSREFTRSDHVMIRRLVENHAVYADSNRAKALLDDWTTEVQAFVKVMPDAYADAIEATPEADVRDDPPTRAVTDIDAVLSE; encoded by the coding sequence ATGAGCATGACCAACGAACGAGATAACTGTGGGTTCACTCCTCGAGACAGTTCCGCCGACTGTGGCGTCGGGGCCGTCGTGGAACTGGAGGGGCCGCCCAGTCACGAAGTGATTAGCGACGGTCTCACGCTCCTCGAGAATTTAGAGCACCGAGGGGCCACCGGAGCGGAACCGAATACCGGTGATGGCGCGGGCATCCTCCTCCAGACGCCGGACGCGTTCTTCCGGGACGTCGTCGGGGACCTTCCCGAACTGTACGCGGTCGGATCGCTGTTTCTCCCGAACGACGTGCAGAAACGGCGAGACATTCGGGACGAGGTCGAGTCGGTGCTGTCACGGCACTCGCTACGGGTCGTCGAGTGGCGATCCGTCCCGACGGAGAATGGGGATCTCGGTGAGACCGCCCGTGAGTCGGAGCCGGTCAGCGTCCAGCCAATCGTGGTTCCGACGACGGAGCAGTCTACGGACGAATTCGACCGCTCTCTGTACGTCGCCCGTCGCGACGTGGAGAAATCCATCGACGAGGACTTCTACGTGGTCTCCCTCGACCGGCAGACGCTCGTCTACAAGGGCCTCCTGAAAGGCGACCAGCTCGAATCGTACTACCCCGACCTCCGGGACGACCGGTTCACCTCCGCGTTCGTCTTGGTGCACGCCCGGTTCTCGACGAACACGCTGGGACGCTGGCACCTCGCACACCCCTACCGGAACGTCGTGCACAACGGGGAGATCAACACCATCCAGGGGAACATCAACTGGATGCGCGCCCGGACGGCGGATCTCGATCTTCCCGGCTACGACGACGAGGACCTCGACACCATCACGCCGGTCATCCAGGACCCGGACCAGTCCGACACCGCGAGCCTGGACGACGCGCTCGGCGTGTTGCTCCAGGGTGATCGCGATCTCGCCCACGCACTGCGCATGCTCGTCCCACAGGCCTGGGAGCACGACGAGAGCCTGCCCGCCGACCGGCGTGACTTCTACGACTATCACGCCTCATTGATCGAGCCCTGGGATGGCCCGGCACTCGTCGTGGGGACCGACGGTGAGCGCGTCGGTGCCGTCCTCGACCGCAACGGCCTCCGTCCGTGCCGGTATGAGACGACCCACGACGGCCGAGTGGTGATGTCCAGCGAACAGGGTGCCCTCCCGATCGAGAACGCCGAGGTGGAAGAGCGTGGTCGTCTCGAGCCGGGACAGTTATTTCTCGCGGATCCCTCGGAGGGACGGATCGTCCCCGACGAGGAAGTCTTCGATCGGATCGGCGACGAGCGCTACGGGGAGTGGGTGGACGAGCACCAGCGAACGCTGGACCAGCTGGGCGATCCCGCGCCAATCGGCTACGACGATGTCACCCGGACGGCCCGCCAGGCGATGTTTGGCTACTCGCGAGACGATCTCGAGGACGTCCTCAAACCGATGCTGTCGGCCGGCACGGATCCCATCGGCTCGATGGGGGACGATACGCCACTGGCCGCCCTATCCTCGCGTCCCAAGCCACTGTTCGACTTCTTCCGGCAGCGGTTCGCCCAGGTGACGAACCCGCCGATCGACTACATCCGCGAGGAGATCGTCACGAGTCTGGAGACGCGACTCGGCCGTCAGCGCAACCTCCTCGGGGAGTCCCCCGAGCACGCCAGACAGCTGGTACTCGACTCGCCGCTCCTGACGGGCGATCAACTCGCCGCGGTCCGATCCTCGACGTTTCGGACCGAGACCATCGATATCACGTACGGCCCGGACACGGAACTCGCGGCGGCACTCGATCGCATTCGAGAGCGGGCCGTGGCGGCCATCACGTCGGGAGCCGAGATCCTCGTCTTGGACGACGAGGCAGCTGGCAAAACGAGACTGCCTATCCCGAGTCTCCTCGCGACCGGCGCCGTCCACCATCATCTGGTCAGGGAGGGGCTTCGCACGCGTACAGGGCTGGTGGTTGCCTCCGGCGGCCCCCGGAGTACACACCACGTCGCCGCGCTGATCGGCTACGGGGCCGGTGCAGTCTACCCACGACTGGCGATCGATACGGTCTACGACCTGGTGGACGAGCCCGATGGCATCGCCCAGTCACACGCGATCGAATCGTACCTCGAGATTCTGGAGGAGGGACTGCTGAAGGTGATGGCCAAGATGGGAATCTCGACGGTGCGGTCCTACCAGGGAGCGCAGATCTTCGACGCAGTCGGTCTCGACACCGAACTCGTCGACGAGTACTTCGAGGGCACACCTGCGAAATCCGGTGGGCTCGGTCTGGAGGAGATCGACGAGATCGTTCGTGAGTGGCACGCTCGGGCATACGACGACGAACCGGAGATACAGTGGCAGGGCGAGTTCAACACGCGTTCGGACGGCCGTCCCCATCAGTGGAACCCGGGCGCGATAAACGCCCTGCACAACGCCGTCCGCAACGACGACTACGAGTCGTTCGAGGAATTCAGCGAGACCATCGATGCGCTGAACGAACACAAGGCAACGGTGCGGAGTCTGATCGACGTACACGCCACCGATCGGGACCCGATTCCGATCGAGGCCGTCGAGCCGGTCGAGGATATCGTCGAACGGTTCTCCACGGCGGCGATGTCGCTTGGCAGCCTCTCGCCCGAGATGCACGAAACCAACGCGAAGGCGATGAACGAACTTGGAGGGAAGGCGAACACCGGCGAGGGTGGCGAGCCGACAGAACGGCTCGGTACCGACAAAGAGTGTCATATCAAGCAGGTGGCCTCGGGTCGGTTCGGCGTGAAAACCGACTACCTCCGGTCCGCCGAGGAGGTGCAGATCAAGATGGCACAGGGGAGCAAACCCGGTGAGGGCGGCCATCTCCCCGGAGACAAGGTCACGGATCTCATCGGCGAGGTGCGGTCGGCGACCCCGGGGGTACCCCTGATCTCGCCGCCACCCCAGCACGACATCTACTCGATCGAGGACATCAAACAGCTCATCTCGGACCTGCGGGTGGTGAACCCTGACGCTGACGTCAGCGTCAAGCTCGTCTCGGAGACCGGTGTCGGCCTCGTCGCCGCCGGCGTGGCGAAAGCCAACGCCGACACTGTCCTCGTGAGCGGCCACTCGGGAGGAACGGGAGCGAGTCCCAGGAGTTCGATCAAACACACCGGGTTGCCGTGGGAGTTCGGCCTCACCGAAGCGAACCGACTCCTCCGGGAGACGAGCCTTCGCTCGAAAGTGACCATTCGCGTCGATGGCGGGCTAAAGACCGGCCGCGACGTCGCCGTCGCCGCACTCCTGGGCGCCGAAGAGTTCGCCTTCGGGACCGGTAGCCTAGTCGCCGCGGGCTGTGTCATGGCCAGGGTGTGCCACACGAATGACTGCCCGACAGGCGTCGCCACGCAGAAGGAAAATCTCCGGGAGCGATTCAAGGGCGAGCCGGAACACGTCGTGCGGTACTTCCGGTTCATCGCGCGCGAGCTCCGGGAGATAATGGCGGACCTCGGCTTCGCGAACGTCGAGGAGATGATCGGCCGAGTCGACGTCGTGGGTCAACGAGATGTGACCTTCGACCGCATTCCCGGCGTCGATATCGACGAGGTCCTCGAATTGCCGCCCGACTCGGACGATCGGCACGGGGCGACCCACCACGAGCGCCGGGAGTCCGAGACGCACATCGACGACACGCTCATCGCGGCGGCATCGGACGCTTTGAAGGGCGACGGGACCGTCACCGTTCAGGAAACGGTGTCGAATACAGACCGGGCCGTCGGGGCGCGGCTGTCCGGCCGGATCGCCGAGCGCCACGGTGCGGGCGGGCTCGACGAAGACACGATCACCGCCGCCCTCTCGGGAACGGCCGGACAGTCGTTCGGCGCGTTCCTCTCGCCGGGCGTGACCCTCGAACTCGAGGGACCGGCGAACGACTACGTCGGCAAGGGAATGTCGGGCGGGAAAATCTGCCTGCGGACCCCCCAGGACGTGACCTACGACCCCGAGCGGAACACGCTCATCGGGAACGTTTCACTGTTCGGCGCGACCGGTGGTGAACTCTACGTGAACGGCATGGCCGGGGAGCGATTCGGCGTCCGGAACTCGGGCGCTACGGCCGTCGTCGAGGGAATCGGTGATCACGGGTGTGAGTACATGACCGGCGGGGTCGTCCTGGTCCTCGGGGAGGTCGGCCGGAACTTCGCTGCGGGGATGAGCGGTGGGATCGCGTACGTCTACGATCCCGATGGGACACTCCCGGAGCAAGTCAACGGGGCGATGGTGTCGCTGTCCCGCGAGTTCACCAGAAGCGATCACGTCATGATCCGACGGCTCGTCGAGAATCACGCCGTGTACGCTGACAGCAACCGGGCGAAGGCCCTGCTGGACGACTGGACGACGGAAGTCCAGGCATTCGTCAAGGTCATGCCCGACGCCTACGCGGACGCGATCGAGGCCACACCGGAAGCGGACGTGAGAGACGATCCACCCACCCGTGCGGTCACGGACATCGACGCCGTCCTCTCGGAGTGA
- a CDS encoding type II toxin-antitoxin system HicA family toxin, translated as MVRTNFSGREIASVLIDHGFVRTGRVGSHLKLRYESPDTDEVRIVTVPMRSADDIPTGTLQSIAEQCGANDFPAWCRWVNENL; from the coding sequence ATGGTCCGGACGAATTTTTCCGGACGTGAAATAGCATCTGTGTTAATCGACCACGGATTCGTCCGGACGGGCCGCGTTGGTAGCCACTTGAAACTCCGCTATGAGTCGCCAGACACGGACGAGGTACGTATCGTGACAGTACCTATGAGATCGGCGGATGACATCCCCACCGGGACACTCCAGTCAATCGCCGAGCAGTGCGGCGCAAACGATTTCCCCGCGTGGTGTCGGTGGGTTAATGAGAATCTGTAA
- a CDS encoding SRPBCC family protein, with protein sequence MPTYYRSTVVDAPLDDVWAFHADVDGLRALTPSWSGLEIESVTGPDGERDPETLEVGTDIEMRVRPLGLLPGPAWTSRITRRERTEGEAVFRDTMIGGPLETWEHAHRFRALDGRTLISDRLDFALPPAYEGATPAVRAGLAALFAYRHHRTRTLLADQGRVSATVSAK encoded by the coding sequence ATGCCAACGTATTATCGATCGACCGTGGTGGACGCCCCCCTCGACGACGTCTGGGCGTTTCACGCCGACGTCGATGGGCTACGCGCTCTTACGCCGTCGTGGTCGGGGCTGGAGATCGAATCGGTGACGGGCCCGGACGGCGAGCGCGACCCCGAAACACTCGAGGTGGGGACCGACATCGAGATGCGCGTTCGCCCGCTGGGCCTGCTCCCGGGCCCGGCGTGGACCTCGCGCATCACGCGCCGGGAGCGGACGGAGGGTGAGGCCGTCTTCCGCGACACGATGATCGGCGGCCCGCTCGAAACCTGGGAGCACGCTCACCGGTTCCGGGCGCTCGACGGGCGGACGCTGATCAGCGATCGCCTCGACTTCGCGCTTCCCCCGGCGTACGAGGGGGCAACGCCGGCCGTTCGGGCGGGGCTGGCGGCGCTGTTCGCCTATCGCCACCACCGGACGCGGACGCTCCTGGCAGATCAGGGCAGGGTCTCCGCCACCGTCTCCGCAAAGTAG
- a CDS encoding P-II family nitrogen regulator encodes MSEELSMIVAMIRPSRLGPVKQALAEAGAPSLTVTRVSGRGTQEPTTGQWRGEEYTVDLHEKTKIECVVSEDVDVEEVVEAIREAAHTGEPGDGKIFVLPVDDAVQIRTEKRGRDAV; translated from the coding sequence ATGAGTGAGGAACTCTCGATGATCGTGGCGATGATCCGCCCCAGCCGGCTCGGACCGGTCAAGCAGGCACTCGCCGAAGCGGGCGCGCCCTCGCTGACGGTGACCAGGGTCAGCGGTCGTGGCACTCAGGAGCCCACGACCGGCCAGTGGCGCGGCGAGGAGTACACCGTCGACCTCCACGAGAAGACGAAAATCGAGTGTGTCGTCTCCGAGGACGTCGACGTCGAGGAGGTGGTCGAGGCGATCCGCGAGGCCGCTCACACCGGCGAACCGGGCGACGGCAAGATCTTCGTGCTCCCGGTCGACGACGCCGTCCAGATCCGGACCGAAAAGCGGGGCCGCGATGCGGTCTGA
- the hemB gene encoding porphobilinogen synthase, which produces MDLTRRPRRLRRDGLRDLVRETSLSASDLIAPVFVDATTDERVEIPTMPGHERVPVSQAVDRVEEILATGVETVILFGVPTEKDAVGSRADAPDGVVQEATRRITRQTDATVITDVCLCEYTDHGHCGILEPGAPEDTTLTVRNDPTLDRLAAIAVSHAEAGADVVAPSSMTDGMVGAIRSALDDAGHEDIPILSYAVKYESAFYGPFRDAADGAPAFGDRRHYQMDPGNRREALREADLDIEQGADVLMVKPALPYLDVVSDVREHTHLPVAAYQVSGEYAMLHAAAERGWLDLEATALESLVSIERAGADVIVTYFAETVAETLP; this is translated from the coding sequence ATGGACCTCACCCGACGCCCCAGACGGCTCCGTCGCGACGGCCTCCGCGACCTCGTGCGCGAGACGTCGCTGTCGGCCAGCGACCTGATCGCCCCCGTGTTCGTCGACGCCACGACCGACGAGCGGGTCGAGATTCCCACGATGCCGGGCCACGAACGCGTCCCCGTCTCGCAGGCGGTCGACCGCGTCGAGGAGATACTCGCGACCGGCGTCGAGACGGTCATCCTCTTCGGCGTCCCGACGGAGAAGGACGCGGTCGGCTCCCGGGCCGACGCGCCGGACGGCGTCGTCCAGGAGGCGACGCGGCGGATCACCCGACAGACCGACGCGACCGTGATCACGGACGTCTGTCTCTGTGAGTACACCGACCACGGCCACTGCGGCATCCTCGAACCGGGTGCGCCCGAGGACACGACGCTCACCGTTCGAAACGACCCGACCCTCGACCGGCTGGCTGCCATCGCCGTCTCTCACGCGGAGGCGGGTGCGGACGTGGTCGCTCCCTCGAGCATGACCGACGGGATGGTCGGGGCCATCCGTTCGGCCCTCGACGACGCTGGCCACGAGGACATCCCAATCCTGAGCTACGCGGTGAAGTACGAGAGTGCCTTTTACGGCCCGTTCCGGGACGCCGCGGACGGCGCGCCCGCCTTCGGTGACCGGCGGCACTACCAGATGGACCCCGGAAACCGCCGGGAGGCGCTCCGCGAGGCCGACCTCGATATCGAGCAGGGCGCGGACGTGCTCATGGTGAAGCCGGCCCTGCCGTACCTAGACGTGGTGAGTGACGTACGCGAGCACACCCACCTGCCGGTCGCGGCCTATCAGGTCAGCGGCGAGTACGCCATGCTGCACGCCGCCGCGGAGCGGGGGTGGCTCGACCTGGAGGCGACCGCCCTCGAGTCGCTCGTCTCGATCGAGCGGGCCGGGGCGGACGTCATCGTGACCTACTTTGCGGAGACGGTGGCGGAGACCCTGCCCTGA
- a CDS encoding glutamine synthetase family protein: MTTKDDVIDELDERNIDYLRLQFTDILGTVKNVAIPASQAEKAFEEGIYFDGSSIEGFVRIQESDMRLVPDPETFAVLPWRDTADGAAARVICDVYDTKTGEPFAGDPRYVLKRAIDRAAEMGYTLNAGPEPEFFVFETDDDGSPTTTTHDAGGYFDLAPKDLASDIRREIIYGLEEMDFEVESSHHEVADGQHEISFKYADALTTADNIATFRTVVRAVAAMNDVHATFMPKPIPKINGSGMHTHLSLFNEDGENAFYDGDDEFDLSETARQFLAGILEHAPALTAVANPTVNSYKRLVPGYEAPVYVAWSDVNRSALVRKPAARTPAASRIELRSPDPTANPYLALAAMLQAGLDGLERGLEAPDPVRENIYDFDEAKREEYGINTLPANLGQAIDALEGDETIQRALGPHVTEKFVEAKRREMQEYRLSVSQWELDRYLPKF; the protein is encoded by the coding sequence ATGACAACGAAAGACGATGTGATCGACGAACTCGACGAACGGAACATCGACTACCTTCGGCTCCAGTTCACGGACATCCTGGGCACGGTGAAAAACGTCGCCATCCCGGCCAGCCAGGCCGAGAAGGCCTTCGAAGAGGGGATCTACTTCGACGGCTCCAGCATCGAGGGCTTCGTCCGCATCCAGGAGTCGGACATGCGCCTCGTCCCCGACCCGGAGACCTTCGCCGTCCTCCCCTGGCGGGACACAGCGGACGGGGCCGCCGCCCGGGTCATCTGCGATGTGTACGATACGAAGACCGGGGAACCGTTCGCGGGCGATCCACGGTACGTCCTCAAGCGCGCCATCGACCGTGCGGCCGAGATGGGATACACGCTGAACGCGGGGCCCGAACCCGAGTTCTTCGTGTTCGAGACGGACGACGACGGCTCACCGACCACGACGACCCACGACGCAGGTGGCTACTTCGATCTGGCGCCCAAGGACCTCGCCTCGGACATCCGCCGGGAGATTATCTACGGACTGGAGGAGATGGACTTCGAGGTCGAGTCGAGCCACCACGAGGTCGCCGACGGCCAGCACGAGATCAGCTTCAAGTACGCCGACGCGCTCACCACGGCGGACAACATCGCCACCTTCCGGACGGTCGTGCGCGCCGTCGCGGCGATGAACGACGTGCACGCTACGTTCATGCCCAAACCGATCCCGAAGATCAACGGGTCGGGCATGCACACCCACCTCTCGCTGTTCAACGAGGATGGCGAGAACGCCTTCTACGACGGCGACGACGAGTTCGACCTCTCCGAGACGGCCCGGCAGTTCCTCGCCGGCATTCTTGAGCACGCACCGGCACTCACGGCCGTCGCGAACCCCACGGTGAACTCCTACAAACGGTTAGTGCCCGGCTACGAGGCCCCGGTCTACGTGGCCTGGTCCGACGTCAACCGGTCCGCGCTGGTGCGCAAGCCCGCTGCACGCACGCCGGCCGCCTCCCGGATCGAACTCCGGAGCCCCGACCCGACGGCCAACCCATACCTCGCGCTGGCCGCCATGCTCCAGGCCGGCCTCGACGGGCTCGAGCGCGGCCTCGAAGCCCCCGATCCCGTCCGCGAGAACATCTATGATTTCGACGAGGCCAAACGTGAGGAGTACGGCATCAACACCCTGCCCGCGAACCTGGGACAGGCCATCGACGCCCTGGAGGGCGACGAAACCATCCAACGGGCCCTCGGCCCGCACGTCACCGAGAAGTTTGTCGAGGCCAAACGGCGGGAAATGCAGGAGTACCGTCTCTCCGTCTCCCAGTGGGAGCTCGACCGGTACCTTCCAAAATTCTGA
- a CDS encoding NAD+ synthase, protein MAPTDIARADDPMDLSLSASELEAYREHSTSFIADTVEGAGADEAIVALSGGIDSTLTATLAVEALGTGSVYGLVLPSEVNRERNMTDAERVAGGLLGIEYDVVEIGPIVEAVLDAAPASTVPSGEASRHIAVGNLRARLRAVLAYLGANGRNAVVLGTGNRSEALVGYFTKYGDGAVDCSPIGPLYKQQVRQLARYVGVPEDLAAKTASAELWVGQTDEAELGIDYETLDSILALHVDGPLSVSATATEIGIDPRTVERVSELHERSEHKRQFPPSPDPRD, encoded by the coding sequence ATGGCACCGACGGACATCGCCCGGGCCGACGACCCGATGGACCTCTCGCTGTCGGCGTCGGAACTGGAGGCGTACCGCGAGCACAGTACGTCGTTCATCGCCGACACCGTCGAGGGCGCCGGCGCGGACGAGGCCATCGTCGCGCTCTCCGGCGGGATCGACAGCACGCTCACCGCCACCCTCGCGGTCGAAGCACTCGGAACCGGGAGCGTCTACGGGCTCGTCCTCCCGAGCGAGGTGAACCGCGAGCGCAACATGACCGATGCCGAGCGGGTAGCCGGGGGGCTCCTCGGGATCGAGTACGACGTGGTCGAGATCGGCCCGATCGTCGAGGCGGTCCTCGACGCGGCTCCAGCGTCGACGGTACCGAGCGGGGAGGCCAGCCGCCATATCGCCGTCGGGAACCTCCGAGCGCGACTGCGTGCCGTTCTGGCCTACCTCGGCGCGAACGGTCGGAATGCCGTCGTCCTCGGGACGGGCAACCGAAGCGAGGCGCTCGTCGGGTACTTCACGAAGTACGGCGACGGCGCGGTCGACTGTTCGCCCATCGGCCCGCTGTACAAACAGCAAGTCCGGCAACTCGCCAGGTACGTGGGCGTTCCCGAAGACCTCGCCGCCAAGACGGCGAGCGCGGAGCTCTGGGTCGGCCAGACCGACGAGGCGGAACTCGGGATCGACTACGAGACCCTCGACTCGATCCTCGCGCTCCACGTCGACGGCCCGCTCTCCGTGTCCGCGACGGCCACCGAGATCGGGATCGACCCGCGAACGGTCGAGCGCGTTAGCGAGTTACACGAACGAAGCGAGCACAAGCGCCAGTTCCCGCCCAGCCCCGATCCGCGCGACTGA
- a CDS encoding type II toxin-antitoxin system HicB family antitoxin encodes MASATRDESHEEGVEFIHEEDGSITARDLETGVASFAETKTEALRMLAEALELHEGGGEPVTDGDLEEWGLDDIEPGDKELPEFMQ; translated from the coding sequence ATGGCGAGTGCAACGCGTGACGAGTCTCACGAAGAAGGGGTGGAATTTATCCACGAAGAGGATGGGAGTATCACAGCTCGTGACCTCGAAACCGGCGTTGCCTCGTTTGCAGAAACGAAAACAGAGGCGCTCCGAATGCTCGCGGAGGCGCTGGAATTACACGAAGGAGGGGGAGAGCCAGTTACTGACGGGGATCTTGAAGAGTGGGGGCTTGACGACATCGAGCCCGGCGACAAGGAGCTTCCTGAGTTCATGCAGTAG
- a CDS encoding DUF7522 family protein, whose product MNAELINDRAQDRLVRTTRTAIGDSLRSVTYFTRSDYDQLYLRDDLDRDADLASYIGIEKNGFQAVQDAYGEDSELGEYEYTIRSFEKGFLLRVATESEGVFVTTDALTIQQFDKLATALKSTLETWRE is encoded by the coding sequence ATGAACGCTGAACTGATCAACGATCGGGCGCAGGACCGCCTCGTTAGAACCACCCGAACCGCCATCGGGGACAGCCTGCGGTCCGTGACGTACTTCACGCGATCCGATTACGACCAGCTGTATCTCCGCGACGACCTCGACCGGGACGCGGACCTCGCCTCGTACATCGGGATCGAGAAAAACGGGTTCCAGGCCGTCCAGGACGCCTACGGCGAGGACTCCGAACTCGGCGAGTACGAGTACACGATCCGATCCTTCGAGAAGGGCTTCCTGTTGCGAGTCGCGACGGAATCCGAGGGCGTGTTCGTGACGACCGACGCACTGACGATCCAGCAGTTCGACAAACTGGCGACGGCTCTGAAATCCACCCTCGAGACCTGGCGCGAGTGA
- a CDS encoding ammonium transporter — MVDAATIAEGVNLMWVLVVTFLIFFMHAGFAMLEAGQVRTKNVSNQLTKNLLTWSVGVLIFFLVGSGVSAVAGGGGYVPATGVGAANDWVGWLFGAVFAMTAATIVSGAVAGRARLRAYVTYTVVLAAVIYPVVAGIGWGGAGLLTGDGLFGSVFGTGFHDFAGGMIVHGMGGIAGLTAAWVLGPRMDRFNDDGTTNVIPGHSMTFAVLGTLVLAFGWYGFNVGTAASVFTVTESGELALGAFATVGRVAMTTTVAMAAGAVGAALVAWARTSKVDTLYVANGLLAGLVAITAIPDTTAWWGAIVVGLLAGAQLPLVFAAVEKRLKIDDVCAVFPVHGSAGVLGTLAFPFVAAPGTLSVGVGTAFLAQLAGVAIIGAWTVGTTAVVFGALRAVGQARVDPDHERTGLDVSEHGVETYPEFGADDRMATDGGWGGRDE; from the coding sequence ATGGTCGACGCGGCCACCATCGCGGAGGGGGTCAACCTCATGTGGGTGCTGGTGGTGACCTTCCTCATCTTCTTCATGCACGCCGGGTTCGCCATGCTCGAGGCGGGCCAGGTACGCACGAAGAACGTCTCGAACCAGTTGACCAAGAACCTCCTCACCTGGAGTGTCGGGGTACTGATCTTCTTCCTCGTCGGTTCCGGCGTCTCGGCGGTCGCCGGTGGTGGGGGCTACGTCCCGGCGACCGGTGTCGGGGCGGCCAACGACTGGGTCGGGTGGCTCTTCGGCGCGGTCTTCGCCATGACGGCGGCCACCATCGTCTCGGGGGCCGTCGCGGGCCGGGCACGCCTCAGGGCGTACGTCACCTACACGGTCGTTCTCGCGGCCGTCATCTACCCGGTCGTCGCCGGCATTGGGTGGGGTGGCGCCGGACTGCTCACGGGGGACGGCCTGTTCGGGTCGGTCTTCGGAACCGGCTTTCACGACTTCGCGGGCGGGATGATCGTCCACGGCATGGGCGGCATTGCTGGCCTGACGGCCGCCTGGGTCCTCGGGCCTCGCATGGATCGGTTCAACGACGACGGGACCACGAACGTCATCCCCGGGCACTCGATGACGTTCGCCGTTCTGGGCACCCTCGTGCTCGCGTTCGGCTGGTACGGCTTCAACGTCGGGACCGCCGCGAGCGTCTTTACCGTCACGGAGTCGGGCGAACTCGCTCTCGGCGCGTTCGCCACGGTCGGCCGGGTGGCGATGACGACGACGGTGGCGATGGCCGCCGGTGCCGTTGGCGCGGCCCTCGTCGCCTGGGCCCGGACCAGCAAGGTCGACACGCTCTACGTGGCCAACGGCCTGCTCGCCGGGCTCGTCGCCATCACCGCCATCCCAGACACCACCGCGTGGTGGGGCGCGATCGTCGTTGGTCTGCTCGCGGGCGCCCAGCTCCCACTCGTCTTCGCGGCCGTCGAGAAGCGGCTCAAGATCGACGACGTCTGTGCGGTCTTCCCGGTCCACGGGTCGGCCGGCGTCCTCGGTACCCTGGCGTTCCCGTTCGTCGCCGCGCCGGGCACGCTTTCGGTCGGCGTCGGCACCGCCTTTTTGGCCCAGCTGGCGGGCGTCGCCATCATCGGCGCCTGGACCGTCGGCACGACAGCGGTCGTCTTCGGCGCGTTGCGGGCAGTCGGCCAGGCGCGCGTCGATCCCGACCACGAGCGCACCGGGCTGGACGTCAGCGAACACGGCGTCGAGACCTACCCCGAGTTCGGGGCCGACGACCGCATGGCCACCGACGGCGGCTGGGGTGGTCGCGATGAGTGA